The sequence TGGCGTGTCGGTATCAACGACCTGCCGGCAACGGCTCATCAACTCACCGGCATGGTTTGCCGTGAAAAAATCGAGGAGCGTACAGCCAGCCAATTGCTTGTCAGTCCGTTTCATCCACCGGCGATTGGCTTCGTTTTGAAGTACAAACCGAAAATTGGTGATTTGTCCGTCGACGTTCCGTATGGCGTCGAAGGCTACGATGGCATTCTGCGATCCATCGAGCACCGACCCCAGCAACTGGGCTTGGGAATGATACGCCAGTTGAGCTGTACGGGTTGCCGTGACGTCGGTCAGCGCGAGAATTAGCTGGTCATTTTGGGGTGCCATCGCCACCCGGTACCAATTGCGGTGCCCGTTTGTACCCGATGGCATCTCGAACTCCTGCGCTTCGCCCAGCTTAACCCCCAGAATACAGCGCGAGAGCAATCCCGACTCGCGGGCGTTGTGGAAGGCCGCGGCCAGGGGTTTACCGATCAGGTCTGTTTTGGACTGGCAGATCTCATCCCGAAACAGCGAATTCATCCGAACGACGCTAAAGTCCTGAACTCGGGCGGCGGAAGGCTCGGCTTTCAGGACAACCAACCCCATGGGGCCGCTTTCCATGATGTCGTTCAGCAACTGCGCCTGTTGCGATACGGCTTCATCGGCTTTTTTGCGCGCGGTGATGTCCAGGTACGTTACCATAACGCCTTCCTCAATGGGGACCACGGTTATGGCCCGCCAGCTGTTCTGGTCGGGGTAATAGGTTTCGACCGTCTGCCTTTCACCCGTTTCGAGCACCTGCCGGTATTGATCGAACAGCCCGCTGCTGGCCGGGTATATGTCCCGAACGGTCTGCCCGAGCAATGAATCGCGGGTGTGGCCAACGGCGCGCAGACCCACCTCGTTGGCGACGCCAAACCGAAAGTCGCGGAGTTGGCCCTGCTCATTACGAATAGCCTCCAGCACGATAACACCGTTCACCGATGCGTCGAAAGCCCGCTCAATCAGGGGTTTTAGCCTAGTCGAGGCCATTCCGTCGTCGTTTTTCACAAGGTTGAACGGTTTGTTAAGAAAAGTCCGGGTAAGCGGCAAGATGCTGAAAATAACCAAATGCCTGATCAGCAGCTACTACTACGTCGGTATGATGGCCTTCAGCCCGTTGCGTCAGGTACGTACAAAACGCTTTCCAGCGAGGGCCAGTCTGCGCACCGTAGCCTCCGTAGAACTGCGACTCAACGTCGGCCAGCGCGGGCGTTCGGCGCAGAGCTTTGGCAATCACCTGCCCGCCCAGCATCGAGCCTTCCGCTACGTAGAGCGCCCCCAGCAGTTGCGTGGCGTTCCAGCCAGCAAACAACCCAGTGGTCGGGTTCGGTAACGGTACGCCCATACGTTGCAGATCAGCAACCAGCCAGGGGGTTTTGCGGCTTGCTTGATAGTCGTAGCCGACCAGCGAACCGGCCTGTTTAGCCACTGCCGCCTCCAAGGCCTGATGAAATCGGTAATGAATGCTTAGCAAGTGCACATACTCGTCGCGGGTAAGCAAACCAGCCATCAGCTTCTGGGCATACAGCAGCCGTTCGGTTTGCTCATGACGGGTACGTGTTTCTAGTTTCAGTTGAGTAAGTATATCCATTGGTACGGAAGCGGTCATCCGACGTCGTTTATCGCCTTTGCCGCGGTTGCCTGGTCCGGCGCTTGGCGGGATGATCCCATTACAGCATTTGTTGGCTTTGTGACAGCCAGAAATCGATAGCCTGTCGCATCATATCGCTCACTTCATGGTAGCTCCCCGGCTTAATCATGTAGGCATTGGCTCC comes from Fibrella aestuarina BUZ 2 and encodes:
- a CDS encoding biliverdin-producing heme oxygenase, with amino-acid sequence MDILTQLKLETRTRHEQTERLLYAQKLMAGLLTRDEYVHLLSIHYRFHQALEAAVAKQAGSLVGYDYQASRKTPWLVADLQRMGVPLPNPTTGLFAGWNATQLLGALYVAEGSMLGGQVIAKALRRTPALADVESQFYGGYGAQTGPRWKAFCTYLTQRAEGHHTDVVVAADQAFGYFQHLAAYPDFS
- a CDS encoding PAS domain-containing sensor histidine kinase, which produces MKNDDGMASTRLKPLIERAFDASVNGVIVLEAIRNEQGQLRDFRFGVANEVGLRAVGHTRDSLLGQTVRDIYPASSGLFDQYRQVLETGERQTVETYYPDQNSWRAITVVPIEEGVMVTYLDITARKKADEAVSQQAQLLNDIMESGPMGLVVLKAEPSAARVQDFSVVRMNSLFRDEICQSKTDLIGKPLAAAFHNARESGLLSRCILGVKLGEAQEFEMPSGTNGHRNWYRVAMAPQNDQLILALTDVTATRTAQLAYHSQAQLLGSVLDGSQNAIVAFDAIRNVDGQITNFRFVLQNEANRRWMKRTDKQLAGCTLLDFFTANHAGELMSRCRQVVDTDTPYRGDITYDYGAGPGFYNLSIVRRGDGVVLTMQDKTSEKLAEDNLLANQQQLEAANQELRRSNDNLQSFTYIASHDLQEPLRKIQSFGDILKNQRAIELGPDVELLERMQSAARRMSMLIQDLLTYSRLSTHKEITNSVALNAVVTDVLLNLELAVTESGATFDVPELPVVRGDASQLRQLFQNLFSNAIKFRKAGVAPHIQVRTRQVTAADAPTLLDPTRTQGYYRIDIIDNGIGFDPRYIDRIFQVFQRLHSKAKYAGTGIGLAICEKVVNTHGGAITAASKLAEGATFTVYLPL